The Streptomyces cynarae genome contains a region encoding:
- a CDS encoding response regulator, with product MTIRVLLADDQALLRSAFRVLVDSEPDMEVVGEASDGAEAVRLAEERAADVVLMDIRMPGTDGLAATRLISADPALAHVRVVILTTFEVDDYVVQSLRAGASGFLGKGSEPEDLLNAIRVAHGGEALLSPAATKGLIARFLAQGDDDGRDPAHSDRLGTLTVREREVLVQVAGGHSNDEIAERLEVSPLTVKTHVNRAMAKLGARDRAQLVVIAYESGLVRPRTD from the coding sequence ATGACCATCCGTGTCCTGCTCGCCGACGACCAGGCGCTGCTCCGCAGCGCCTTTCGCGTGCTCGTCGACTCCGAGCCGGACATGGAGGTGGTGGGCGAGGCGTCCGACGGCGCGGAGGCGGTACGGCTGGCCGAGGAGCGCGCCGCCGACGTCGTCCTCATGGACATCCGCATGCCCGGCACGGACGGTCTCGCCGCCACCCGCCTGATCAGCGCCGATCCGGCCCTCGCCCATGTCCGGGTGGTCATACTGACGACCTTCGAGGTCGACGACTACGTCGTGCAGTCGCTGCGCGCCGGTGCGTCCGGCTTCCTCGGCAAGGGCTCCGAGCCGGAGGACCTGCTGAACGCCATCCGCGTCGCGCACGGCGGCGAGGCACTGCTGTCGCCCGCCGCCACCAAGGGGCTCATCGCCCGGTTCCTCGCCCAGGGCGACGACGACGGCCGCGACCCGGCCCACTCCGACCGGCTCGGCACCCTCACCGTCCGGGAGCGCGAGGTGCTCGTCCAGGTCGCCGGCGGTCACTCCAACGACGAGATCGCCGAGCGCCTGGAGGTCAGCCCGCTGACGGTGAAGACACACGTCAACCGAGCCATGGCAAAACTGGGCGCCCGCGACCGGGCACAGCTCGTCGTCATCGCGTACGAGTCGGGGCTGGTACGTCCGAGGACGGACTGA
- a CDS encoding sensor histidine kinase — translation MSTLERTRCRIRAHPLALDAVLALGVLVAMLATSFADPHGEGATWGAHTPDALSLALMVLGAAALVLRRRRPMAVLAVTVALSLVELVTADPRAPVAMSAVVALYTVASTTDRPTTWRVGLLTMTVLTGAAMLAGPLPWYAQENLGLFAWTGMAAAAGDAVRSRRAFVQAIKERAERAERTREEEARRRVAEERLRIARDLHDVVAHHIALVNVQAGVAAHVMDKRPDQAKEALAHVREASRSALNELRATVGLLRQSGDPEAPTEPAPGLARLDELADTFRSAGLPVEVARADDGTSLPAAVDLAAYRVIQEALTNVRKHAGPAAKAEVSVVRVGPDVEITVLDDGPGEDTAPGDDDGHGGHGLLGMRERVTAVGGSLTTGPRYGGGFRVHAILPVENPTTTSAGETV, via the coding sequence GTGAGCACCCTGGAACGCACCCGGTGCCGGATCCGCGCCCATCCCCTCGCCCTCGACGCAGTCCTGGCCCTCGGCGTGCTGGTCGCCATGCTGGCCACCTCCTTCGCCGACCCCCACGGCGAAGGCGCCACCTGGGGCGCCCACACCCCCGACGCCCTCAGCCTCGCCCTCATGGTGCTCGGCGCGGCAGCGCTGGTCCTCCGCAGGCGGCGCCCCATGGCCGTCCTCGCCGTCACCGTCGCCCTCTCCCTCGTGGAGCTGGTCACCGCCGACCCCCGCGCCCCCGTCGCGATGTCCGCCGTCGTCGCCCTCTACACCGTCGCCTCCACCACCGACCGCCCCACCACCTGGCGCGTCGGCCTGCTGACCATGACCGTGCTCACCGGCGCCGCCATGCTCGCGGGCCCCCTGCCGTGGTACGCCCAGGAGAACCTCGGCCTGTTCGCCTGGACCGGCATGGCTGCGGCCGCCGGCGACGCCGTGCGCAGCCGCCGCGCCTTCGTGCAGGCGATCAAGGAGCGCGCCGAGCGTGCGGAGCGCACCCGTGAGGAGGAGGCCCGCCGCCGGGTCGCCGAGGAGCGGCTGCGCATCGCCCGCGACCTGCACGACGTCGTCGCCCACCACATCGCCCTGGTCAACGTGCAGGCCGGAGTCGCCGCCCACGTCATGGACAAGCGACCCGACCAGGCCAAGGAAGCCCTCGCCCACGTCCGCGAGGCCAGCCGCTCCGCACTCAACGAACTCCGCGCCACCGTCGGCCTGCTCCGCCAGTCCGGCGACCCCGAGGCCCCCACCGAACCCGCCCCCGGCCTCGCCCGCCTCGACGAGCTCGCCGACACCTTCCGCAGCGCAGGGCTCCCCGTGGAGGTCGCCCGCGCCGACGACGGCACGTCCCTGCCCGCCGCCGTGGACCTGGCCGCGTACCGCGTCATCCAGGAGGCACTCACCAACGTGCGCAAGCACGCCGGGCCCGCCGCCAAGGCAGAGGTCAGCGTCGTCCGCGTGGGACCGGACGTGGAGATCACGGTCCTCGACGACGGCCCGGGCGAGGACACCGCACCCGGCGACGACGACGGCCACGGCGGCCACGGCCTGCTCGGCATGCGGGAGCGCGTCACCGCCGTCGGCGGCTCCCTCACCACCGGTCCCCGCTACGGAGGCGGCTTCCGGGTCCATGCGATCCTGCCGGTCGAGAACCCCACGACGACCTCAGCCGGGGAGACCGTGTGA
- the pspAA gene encoding PspA-associated protein PspAA, whose amino-acid sequence MIVRIMGEGQVRLDDTHVTELNKLDDELLAEMEHGDEAGFRRTLTALLEEVRRLGAPLPDDSLEPSELILPSPDASLEEVREMLSGDGLIPG is encoded by the coding sequence ATGATCGTGCGGATCATGGGTGAGGGGCAGGTACGCCTGGACGACACCCACGTCACCGAGCTGAACAAGCTGGACGACGAGCTCCTCGCGGAAATGGAGCACGGCGACGAGGCCGGCTTCCGCCGCACCCTGACGGCGCTGCTCGAGGAGGTCCGCCGTCTGGGCGCTCCGCTTCCGGACGACTCCCTGGAACCGTCGGAGCTGATCCTGCCGTCGCCGGACGCGAGCCTGGAGGAGGTCCGCGAGATGCTGAGCGGGGACGGGCTGATCCCGGGCTGA
- a CDS encoding PspA/IM30 family protein: MSGVMKRMGMIFRAKANKALDRAEDPRETLDYSYQKQLELLQKVRRGVADVATSRKRLELQLNQLQQQSSKLEDQGRKALALGREDLAREALSRRAALQQQVTDLESQHQTLQGEEEKLTLAAQRLQAKVDAFRTKKETIKATYTAAQAQTRIGEAFSGISEEMGDVGLAIQRAEDKTAQLQARAGAIDELLASGALDDPSGMAKDDIQAELDRLSGGTDVELELQRMKAELAGGSSDQRQAIEGGTGQGQNQSQPQDTPRFDKQ; encoded by the coding sequence ATGAGCGGTGTCATGAAGCGTATGGGGATGATCTTCCGCGCGAAGGCGAACAAGGCCCTTGACCGGGCCGAGGACCCGCGCGAGACCCTCGATTACTCGTACCAGAAGCAGCTGGAGCTGCTGCAGAAGGTGCGCCGCGGCGTGGCCGACGTGGCCACCTCGCGCAAGCGCCTGGAGCTCCAGCTCAACCAGCTCCAGCAGCAGTCGTCGAAGCTGGAGGACCAGGGCCGCAAGGCGCTCGCGCTCGGCCGCGAGGACCTCGCCCGCGAGGCGCTGTCCCGGCGGGCCGCGCTCCAGCAGCAGGTGACGGACCTGGAGTCCCAGCATCAGACGCTGCAGGGCGAGGAGGAGAAGCTCACGCTGGCGGCCCAGCGGCTGCAGGCGAAGGTGGACGCCTTCCGCACCAAGAAGGAGACCATCAAGGCGACGTACACGGCGGCCCAGGCACAGACCCGGATCGGCGAGGCGTTCTCCGGCATCTCCGAGGAGATGGGCGACGTCGGCCTCGCGATCCAGCGCGCCGAGGACAAGACGGCCCAGCTCCAGGCCCGCGCCGGCGCGATCGACGAGCTGCTGGCCTCCGGCGCCCTGGACGACCCCTCCGGCATGGCCAAGGACGACATCCAGGCCGAACTGGACCGGCTCTCCGGCGGCACGGACGTGGAGCTGGAGCTGCAGCGCATGAAGGCGGAGCTGGCGGGAGGCTCGTCCGACCAGCGCCAGGCGATCGAGGGCGGCACCGGACAGGGTCAGAACCAGTCCCAGCCGCAGGACACCCCGCGCTTCGACAAGCAGTAG
- a CDS encoding DUF3043 domain-containing protein, producing MFRSRAKEEKAPTADKAPVTDSKQPRDPQAPKGRPTPKRSEAQSQRRSVANTSMTRKDAAKRQREERRAALERQRQALAGGDERYLPARDKGPVRKFARDHVDSRLNVAEFFLPMAVVILVLSVVRVGALQSIALLLWLIVILGIVVDSVFSAFRLRKRLNERFPGQNKRGAVAYALMRSLQMRRLRLPKPQVKRGERP from the coding sequence GTGTTCCGTAGCCGTGCCAAGGAAGAGAAGGCCCCGACCGCCGACAAGGCGCCGGTGACCGACTCCAAGCAGCCCCGTGACCCGCAGGCCCCGAAGGGCAGGCCCACGCCCAAGCGCAGTGAGGCCCAGTCCCAACGGCGCAGCGTCGCCAACACCTCGATGACGCGCAAGGACGCCGCCAAGCGGCAGCGCGAGGAGCGGCGCGCCGCGCTGGAGAGGCAGCGCCAGGCGCTGGCCGGCGGGGACGAGCGGTATCTGCCGGCTCGGGACAAGGGCCCGGTCCGCAAGTTCGCGCGCGACCACGTCGACTCCCGGCTCAATGTGGCGGAGTTCTTCCTGCCCATGGCCGTGGTCATCCTCGTGCTGAGTGTGGTGCGGGTGGGCGCGCTTCAGTCGATCGCGCTGCTGCTGTGGCTGATCGTGATCCTGGGGATCGTCGTCGACTCCGTGTTCTCCGCCTTCCGGCTGCGCAAGCGGCTCAACGAGCGCTTCCCCGGCCAGAACAAGCGGGGCGCGGTCGCCTACGCACTGATGCGCTCCCTCCAGATGCGTCGGCTTCGGCTGCCGAAGCCGCAGGTCAAGCGCGGAGAGCGGCCCTGA
- a CDS encoding class I SAM-dependent methyltransferase, protein MARQLDEQIAGRFPVGQRLRVLDVGMGQGTQALRLARAGHQVTGLERDEKMIAVAREALSGEPEGIRERMRIIEGDGRDTGVHFLPGSFDVVLCHGVLMYVEEPDALLAGMARMLAPGGLLSLLVRNGDALAMRPGLSGDWAGALAAFGTVSYTNRLGLEVRADRLAALTATLAGIGAPLHAWYGVRVFTDTAADDAAIPADVEALLAVEERAGRTDPYRGVAALLHLCGVRG, encoded by the coding sequence GTGGCCCGGCAGCTGGACGAGCAGATAGCCGGGCGGTTCCCGGTCGGGCAGCGGCTGCGGGTGCTCGACGTGGGCATGGGCCAGGGGACGCAGGCGCTGCGCCTGGCTCGGGCGGGGCACCAGGTGACCGGGCTCGAGCGCGACGAGAAGATGATCGCCGTCGCCCGTGAGGCCCTGTCGGGTGAGCCGGAGGGCATCCGGGAGCGGATGCGGATCATCGAGGGTGACGGCCGGGACACGGGCGTGCACTTCCTGCCGGGCAGCTTCGACGTGGTGCTGTGCCACGGGGTGCTGATGTACGTCGAGGAGCCGGACGCCCTGCTGGCGGGGATGGCCCGCATGCTGGCGCCCGGTGGGCTGCTCTCCCTGCTGGTGCGGAACGGGGACGCGCTGGCGATGCGGCCGGGCCTGTCCGGTGACTGGGCGGGCGCGCTGGCCGCGTTCGGCACCGTGTCCTACACCAACCGGCTCGGCCTGGAGGTGCGCGCGGACCGGCTGGCGGCGTTGACCGCGACGCTGGCGGGGATCGGAGCACCGCTGCACGCCTGGTACGGGGTGCGGGTCTTCACCGACACGGCGGCGGACGACGCGGCGATCCCCGCCGATGTCGAGGCGCTGCTGGCGGTGGAGGAGCGGGCCGGCCGGACGGACCCGTACCGCGGGGTCGCCGCGTTGCTGCATCTGTGCGGCGTGCGCGGCTGA